The Thunnus maccoyii chromosome 9, fThuMac1.1, whole genome shotgun sequence genome includes a region encoding these proteins:
- the aldh3b2 gene encoding aldehyde dehydrogenase family 3 member B1 translates to MNSPPSPSPARWFKALRRTRLGEPCLKTYPLECGDLLQRARVAFQAGRTIKEDFRLAQLEAVVRMLEEHECDFVDALGRDLHKPRFETVVSELVLVKNEALHAINNLKKWMHPLHVERNLSTTLDECLVISEPLGVVLIMGTWCSPVQMCLVPLVGAIAAGNCAIISPSECTAHTAELLHRLTPFYLDNECFHVILAGTNDLPQVVELHFDHVFFTGNKEEGSRIAQAAARTLTPVTLILGGKNPCYVDQHCDISTTAQRIAWARFHNAGQNMVAPDYILCHADVKARLVQALKCCLMQFYGSDPRESRSFGRMVNLEIFNRTRDILWRSGKVAVGGQVIEAEKYIAPTILTEVAESDPIMQQDIFGPVLPFLAVNNVDEAIAFINKQEKPLCVYAYSNNSKVISRLMSETSSGSFCSNDSVVQSLMVALPFGGVGASGMGSYHGRYSFDTFSHRKSCLLRGTRFECVTYLRYPPYEDRNLSLMTWASTLSQKSQGWCQIL, encoded by the exons ATGAACAGTCCGCCGAGCCCTTCTCCAGCCCGGTGGTTCAAAGCGCTGCGGAG GACCAGGCTGGGGGAGCCATGTTTGAAGACGTACCCTTTGGAGTGTGGGGATCTGCTGCAGAGGGCCAGAGTTGCCTTTCAGGCTGGACGCACCATCAAGGAGGACTTCAGACTGGCTCAGCTGGAGGCTGTGGTGCGGATGCTGGAGGAACACGAGTGTGACTTTGTGGATGCTCTTGGAAGGGACCTTCATAAG ccaCGGTTTGAGACAGTTGTGTCAGAATTGGTCCTTGTCAAAAATGAGGCTCTTCATGCCATCAACAACCTTAAGAAGTGGATGCACCCGCTGCATGTGGAGAGAAACCTG TCCACCACACTGGATGAGTGTCTGGTGATCAGTGAGCCACTGGGGGTGGTGTTAATCATGGGGACCTGGTGCAGTCCAGTCCAAATGTGCTTGGTGCCGCTGGTGGGGGCCATTGCAGCAG GTAACTGTGCAATCATCAGCCCCTCTGAGTGCACCGCTCACACAGCAGAGCTCCTCCATCGTCTCACGCCCTTCTACTTGGACAAT GAATGCTTCCATGTGATTCTTGCAGGCACGAATGACTTGCCTCAAGTTGTCGAACTACATTTTGATCATGTCTTCTTTACAG GAAACAAGGAGGAGGGAAGCAGAATTGCTCAGGCTGCAGCTCGCACTCTCACACCTGTCACCCTGATTTTGGGTGGCAAGAACCCATGTTATGTGGACCAACACTGTGACATTTCCACCACCGCGCAGCGCATTGCCTGGGCACGTTTCCACAATGCTGGACAGAACATGGTGGCTCCAGACTACATCCTGTGCCACGCGGATGTCAAAGCTCGGCTGGTCCAGGCCCTGAAGTGCTGTCTGATGCAGTTCTACGGTTCTGATCCCAGAGAGTCCCGCAGCTTTGGCCGCATGGTTAATCTGGAGATCTTTAACCGCACGAGAGACATACTGTGGAGATCTGGCAAGGTGGCCGTGGGTGGACAAGTGATAGAAGCAGAGAAATATATTG CCCCAACAATTTTGACAGAAGTGGCAGAATCGGACCCTATCATGCAACAGGATATTTTCGGCCCAGTTCTTCCCTTTCTGGCCGTAAACAATGTGGATGAGGCAATTGCTTTCATTAACAAGCAAGAGAAACCCCTCTGTGTGTATGCCTATTCCAACAACAGCAAG GTCATCTCAAGACTCATGAGTGAAACCTCCAGTGGAAGCTTTTGCTCCAATGACAGCGTCGTGCAGAGTCTCATGGTAGCTCTGCCTTTCGGTGGAGTTG GTGCCAGTGGAATGGGATCCTACCATGGGCGCTACAGCTTTGATACTTTCTCTCACAGGAAATCATGCCTGCTAAGAGGCACACGGTTTGAGTGTGTCACCTATCTGCGTTATCCACCCTATGAGGACCGCAATCTGTCTCTAATGACATGGGCCAGTACTCTGTCCCAGAAGAGCCAGGGCTGGTGCCAGATCCTGTGA
- the mvk gene encoding mevalonate kinase encodes MQVKDCIVSAPGKAILHGEHAVVHGKVALAVSLNLRTYLRLKATNSGKVCINLPNIDTFLCWDLSELKRLIPYSYGKREEVKLLDTELVRRLRDFVGVTNGNLDTCNMATLSFLYIYLSLFGPGELPSLTVSVWSELPTGAGLGSSAAYSVCLAAALLCASGAIPTPLKEWDHTARWCQEDLERINSWAFQGEMIIHGNPSGVDNAVGTWGGMLRFLAGKIIPLSRVPLLRILLTNTKVPRSTKVLVARVKDKINKFPSIMTPVLDSVDAISCTCEKVLSEMTCEPITGEHYNILEELIDINQHHLNVMGVGHPALDTLCQVTLARGLHSKLTGAGGGGCGITLLRPETDSFVVQSTVQDLKDRGFDCWETSIGGPGVQQHSPLSVKEDILEILNHY; translated from the exons ATGCAAGTCAAGGACTGCATCGTGTCTGCTCCGGGGAAGGCGATCCTGCACGGCGAGCATGCTGTTGTTCACGGAAAG GTGGCACTGGCTGTGAGTTTGAACCTGAGAACATATTTACGACTGAAGGCTACCAATAGTGGTAAAGTTTGCATCAACCTCCCAAATATTGACACATTCCTCTGCTGGGACCTGTCTGAACTGAAGAGGCTTATTCCATATTCCTACG GTAAGAGGGAAGAGGTGAAACTTCTGGATACTGAACTTGTGAGGAGACTACGAGACTTTGTTGGTGTAACAAATGGAAACTTGGATACTTGCAACATGGCCACCTTATCTTTCCTCTACATCTACCTCTCCCTGTTTGGACCAGG gGAGCTGCCCAGCCTGACGGTGTCTGTGTGGTCGGAGCTGCCGACCGGAGCAGGACTGGGGTCGAGTGCTGCCTACTCTGTGTGTttagctgcagctctgctctgcgCTAGTGGAGCCATTCCTACACCTCTCAAAGAGTGGGATCACACTGCCAG GTGGTGTCAGGAGGACTTGGAACGGATCAACAGCTGGGCTTTCCAAGGGGAGATGATCATCCATGGTAATCCTTCTGGAGTAGACAACGCTGTCGGCACATGGG GTGGCATGCTGAGGTTCTTGGCTGGGAAGATAATACCACTCAGCAG GGTGCCGTTATTAAGAATCCTCCTCACTAACACCAAAGTACCACGTAGCACCAAGGTACTTGTTGCCAGGGTGAAGGACAAAATTAACAAG TTTCCCTCCATCATGACCCCTGTCCTTGACTCGGTTGACGCCATTTCCTGCACTTGTGAGAAAGTCCTTTCAGAGATGACTTGTGAACCCATCACAGGAGAGCACTACAATATATTAGAG GAGCTCATTGACATCAACCAGCACCATCTGAATGTGATGGGTGTGGGACACCCTGCCCTGGACACACTGTGCCAGGTCACACTGGCCAGAGGGCTCCACAGCAAGCTAACAGGTGCAGGGGGAGGAGGCTGCGGCATCACTCTTCTGAGACCAG AAACAGACTCCTTTGTTGTCCAGAGTACAGTGCAGGACTTGAAAGACCGAGGCTTTGACTGCTGGGAAACGAGTATTGGTGGACCAGGAGTCCAGCagcactctcctctctctgttaaGGAGGATATTCTGGAGATTTTAAACCATTACTGA
- the mmab gene encoding corrinoid adenosyltransferase yields MASFIIKPTHVRCVVRTARLISEHRTGITLFSKRSYATEEDSRIPKIYTKTGDKGFSSTFTGERRPKEDHIFEALGNTDELSSAIGLAREFCLDKGHTFAHQLDKIQCILQDVGSNIATPLSSARESHIKKTKFTAQPIADLESWIDTFTEELPPLTNFILPSGGKSSAALHVARAVCRRAERSVAPIVRSGEADPDVAKFLNRLSDYLFTLARYAALKENNEEKIYKRPE; encoded by the exons ATGGCTTCGTTCATTATCAAACCTACCCACGTCCGCTGTGTTGTGAGGACAGCCAGGCTCATAAGCGAGCATCGGACAgggataacattattttcaaAGAGAAG TTATGCCACTGAAGAAGACAGCAGGATACCCAAAATATACACCAAAACAGGGGACAAAG GTTTCTCAAGCACATTTACAGGAGAAAGGAGGCCAAAGGAAGATCATATTTTTGAAGCTTTAGGAAATACCGATGAGCTGTCATCAGCTATAGG CTTGGCCAGAGAATTTTGCCTTGATAAAGGTCACACATTTGCACATCAGCTGGACAAG ATACAGTGCATTTTGCAAGACGTGGGCTCCAACATTGCCACCCCTCTATCATCTGCAAGAGAAAGTCATATAA agaaaacaaaatttacTGCTCAGCCAATTGCAGACCTGGAAAGCTGGATTGATACATTCACAGAGGAACTTCCTCCACTGACCAACTTCATTTTACCT TCTGGAGGAAAGAGCAGTGCAGCCTTGCATGTAGCTCGTGCAGTCTGTCGGAGAGCAGAGCGCAG CGTTGCTCCAATTGTGCGCTCAGGGGAGGCGGATCCAGATGTTGCCAAGTTTTTGAACAG attaAGCGACTACCTCTTCACTCTGGCCAGATATGCAGCCTTGAAAGAAAACAACGAGGAAAAGATCTACAAAAGACCAGAATGA
- the kctd10 gene encoding BTB/POZ domain-containing adapter for CUL3-mediated RhoA degradation protein 3: MEEMSGESVVSSAVPAATTRTTSFKGSSPSSKYVKLNVGGALYYTTMQTLTKQDTMLKAMFSGRMEVLTDSEGWILIDRCGKHFGTILNYLRDGAVPLPDSRRETEELLAEAKYYLVQGLADECTAALQNKETYEPLCKVPLMTSSKEEQKLIATSNKPTVKLLYNRSNNKYSYTSNSDDNMLKNIELFDKLSLRFNGRVLFIKDVIGDEICCWSFYGQGRKIAEVCCTSIVYATEKKQTKVEFPEARIYEETLNILLYESHDGRGPDNALLEATGGAAGRSHHLDEDEERERIERVRRIHIKRPDDRTHHHQ, from the exons ATG GAAGAGATGTCAGGAGAGAGTGTTGTGAGCTCGGCAGTGCCGGCAGCTACAACCCGGACCACATCCTTCAAGGGTTCCAGCCCCAGCTCCAAATATGTCAAGTTAAATGTGGGTGGGGCACTTTACTACACTACAATGCAAACACTAACCAAACAGGATACAATGCTCAAAGCCATGTTCAGTGGCAGGATGGAGGTCCTCACAGACAGTGAAG GTTGGATTTTGATTGATCGTTGTGGGAAACATTTTGGAACAATCCTGAACTACCTTAGAGACGGTGCAGTGCCGCTCCCAGACAGCCGACGAGAAACAGAGGAGCTGCTTGCTGAGGCCAAGTATTACCTTGTCCAAGGCCTAGCTGATGAATGCACAGCTGCCTTGCAG AACAAAGAAACGTATGAACCCCTTTGTAAAGTGCCTCTGATGACATCGTCTAAGGAAGAGCAGAAGCTTATTGCAACTTCGAATAAg CCTACTGTCAAACTGCTGTATAACAGAAGCAACAATAAGTATTCATATACCAG CAATTCTGATGACAACATGCtgaaaaatatagagctgtTCGACAAGCTCTCATTGCGGTTCAACGGTCGTGTACTGTTCATCAAAGATGTGATTGGAGATGAGATCTGTTGTTGGTCATTTTATGGCCAGGGTCGTAAGATTGCTGAAGTATGCTGCACCTCCATTGTTTATGCCACTGAAAAAAAGCAGACCAAG GTGGAATTCCCTGAGGCACGGATCTATGAAGAGACCCTGAACATCCTCCTGTACGAGTCCCATGATGGGAGGGGTCCAGACAATGCCCTGTTGGAGGCAACAGGGGGTGCCGCAGGACGGTCCCACCATctggatgaggatgaggagcgGGAACGGATTGAACGAGTTCGTAGGATTCACATCAAACGCCCCGATGACCGcacacaccaccaccagtgA
- the ube3b gene encoding ubiquitin-protein ligase E3B: MFSVPQSSKSEFLDKARQAREERKGLKEKERAAINIQALVRRFLCRCRLQKQIRKEVDDYFQASESGTSKRNALSIFKIARKLLFIYCQEDKTRFEKLCRAILASMEAENEPKVWYVSLALSKDLTIPWLKQIKDVLWTCCQLLKNLKPDILQDNKLVTLYLTMLVTFTDTLTWRIVRGKGEALRPALMRICENIMGHLNLKGFYSILQILLTNGLARSKPSLSKGSLTAIFTLSLRPVIAAHFSDNLLRSFLIHIMSVPAVVSHLSVLTPECMALIQTHDLLRKFILFLSHEEHCLDICVCLEGSHTLCLLGNLTHLGYLNVKVLEEEANHFVKDLTDMLSYCQRYVSQKKSNLTHWHPVLGWFSQTVDYGLNESMPLVTKQLQYLWGVSIIRTLFSDVLSKKLESQEPAPSPPQPSTSQNNLPVKNLFKRAFQKSASVRNILKPVGGKRVDSAEVQKVCSICVLYQGALSTLTQIRLQILTGLTHLDDLLPKLWAFICELGPQGGLKLFMECLNNDTEESKQLLAMLMLFCDCSRHLITILDDIEVYEEQTSFKIEELITISSFLNTFVYKMIWDGILENAKGEKLELFHSVHGWLMVLYERDCRRRFTPDDHWLRKDLKPSLLFQELEKGKKRAQLLLQYIPHVIPHKNRVLLFRNIVTKEKENLGLVETSSASPHVTHITIRRSRMLEDGYDQLRRLPVNSIKGVIRVKFVNDLGVDEAGIDQDGVFKEFLEEIIKKVFNPALNLFKTTSGNERLYPSPTSYIHENHLQLFEFVGKMLGKAIYEGIVVDVPFASFFLSQVLGHHHSTFYSSIDELPSLDSEFYKNLTSIKRYDGDVGDLGLTLSYDEDVMGQLVCHELIPGGKTMPVTNENKISYIHLMAHFRMHTQIKEQTAAFIRGFRSIINPEWLHMFSTPEVQRLVSGDNAEIDLDDLKKHTVYYGGFHSSHRVIIWLWDILSSDFNAEERAMFLKFVTSCSRPPLLGFAYLKPPFSIRCVEVSDDQDTGDTLGSVLRGFFTIRKKEPGGRLPTSSTCFNLLKLPNYSKKSILRDKLRYAISMNTGFELS; this comes from the exons ATGTTTAGTGTACCTCAAAGCTCCAAGTCAGAGTTCCTGGACAAAGCCAGGCAGgccagggaggagaggaaggggttgaaggagaaggagagagcagCAATCAACATCCAAGCCCTGGTCAGGAGATTTCTCTGTCGCTGCAGACTCCAGAAGCAAATAAG GAAAGAGGTTGATGACTATTTTCAAGCCTCTGAAAGTGGGACATCAAAAAGAAATGCACtttcaattttcaaaattgCCCGGAAATTACTATTCATTTATTGCCAGGAGGACAAGACG AGGTTTGAGAAGCTCTGTCGGGCTATTCTTGCCAGCATGGAGGCTGAAAATGAACCTAAA GTCTGGTATGTGTCGTTGGCTCTCTCCAAGGACCTCACCATTCCCTGGCTTAAACAGATAAAAGATGTGCTGTGGACCTGCTGTCAGTTACTGAAAAATTTAAAG CCTGACATCCTTCAGGACAACAAATTGGTAACGCTGTACCTCACCATGCTGGTGACCTTCACAGACACTTTGACATGGCGGATAGTCAGAGGGAAGG gtGAAGCTCTCAGACCTGCTTTGATGAGGATTTGTGAGAATATCATGGGTCATCTCAATCTAAAGGGATTCTATTCGATACTGCAG ATCTTGCTGACCAATGGCTTGGCTCGTTCTAAACCGTCTCTCTCCAAAGGCAGTCTCACAGCTATCTTCACTTTGTCATTAAG GCCAGTCATTGCTGCTCACTTCTCTGATAACCTGCTGAGATCATTCCTCATTCACATCATGTCGGTTCCAGCAGTCGTATCCCACCTCAGTGTGCTTACTCCAGAG TGTATGGCATTGATCCAGACACATGACCTGCTCCGAAAGTTCATTCTGTTTCTCAGTCACGAGGAGCATTGTTTagacatctgtgtgtgtctcgAGGGCAGCCACACACTCTGCTTACTTG GCAACCTGACTCACTTGGGCTACCTTAATGTGAAAGTCCTAGAAGAGGAGGCCAATCATTTTGTCAAGGACCTGACTGACATGCTGTCCTACTGCCAGAGATATGTATCCCAAAAGAAGTCCAACCTCACCCACTGGCACCCTGTCTTGGGCTGGTTCTCCCAGACTGTAGACTATGG TCTGAATGAATCAATGCCGCTGGTCACTAAACAGCTTCAGTACCTGTGGGGTGTTTCCATCATTCGGACGCTCTTTAGTGACGTTCTCTCCAAAAAGCTGGAGAGTCAGGAGCCCGCTCCCTCACCCCCACAACCTAGCACGTCACAAAACAATCTACCAGTTAAAA ACCTCTTCAAGCGAGCATTTCAGAAGTCCGCTTCTGTACGAAATATCTTGAAGCCAGTCGGGGGAAAGCGAGTCGACTCAGCTGAAGTTCAGAAGGTGTGCAGCATCTGTGTGCTCTATCAGGGTGCTCTGTCTACACTGACACAAATACGACTCCAGATACTCACCG GTCTGACACATCTGGATGATCTCCTGCCCAAGCTGTGGGCTTTCATCTGTGAGCTCGGTCCTCAGGGAGGCCTCAAACTCTTCATGGAGTGTCTCAACAATGACACCGAAGAGTCCAAGCAGCTCCTGGCTATGCTCATGCTCTTCTGTGACTGTTCACGGCACCTCATCAC AATTCTGGATGACATTGAAGTCTATGAAGAGCAGACGTCTTTCAAAATAGAAGAGCTCATCACTATCTCATCATTTCTGAACACATTTGTGTACAAAATGATATGGGATGGCATCTTAG AAAATGCAAAGGGAGAGAAACTGGAGTTATTCCACAGTGTTCACGGCTGGTTGATGGTGCTTTACGAACGGGACTGCAGGCGAAGATTTACCCCTGATGACCACTGGTTACGCAA GGACCTGAAGCCCAGCTTATTGTTCCAAGAGCTGGAGAAAGGCAAGAAAAGAGCCCAGCTGTTACTGCAGTACATCCCGCATGTTATTCCTCATAAAAAC AGGGTGCTGCTGTTCAGGAACATTGtgacaaaggaaaaagaaaatctagGATTGGTAGAAACGAGCTCTGCTTCGCCACACGTCACCCATATTACCATTCGTCGCTCACGGATGTTGGAG GATGGATATGACCAGCTCCGCCGCTTACCAGTGAATTCTATAAAAGGCGTCATTCGTGTGAAGTTTGTCAATGACCTGGGAGTGGACGAGGCCGGTATCGATCAGGATGGCGTCTTTAAAGAGTTTCTAGAGGAGATCATTAAGAAAGTGTTCAATCCTGCCCTCAACCTGTTCAAG ACTACAAGTGGAAATGAAAGGCTGTATCCTTCACCTACATCCTACATCCATGAGAACCATTTGCAGCTTTTCGAGTTTGTGGGGAAGATGCTCGGGAAAGCTATATATGAG ggcaTTGTTGTGGACGTCCCTTTCGCCTCCTTCTTCCTCAGTCAAGTCTTGGGTCACCACCACAGCACTTTCTACAGCTCCATCGATGAGCTGCCCTCGCTGGATTCTGAGTTTTACAAAAACCTCACTTCCATTAAG cGATATGATGGAGATGTAGGGGATCTAGGACTGACGTTATCCTATGATGAAGATGTTATGGGGCAG CTAGTCTGTCATGAGCTGATACCTGGAGGGAAGACCATGCCTGTCACCAATGAAAACAA GATCAGCTACATCCACCTCATGGCTCACTTCCGGATGCACACACAGATTAAGGAGCAAACAGCAGCTTTCATTCGGGGCTTCCGCAGCATCATCAACCCAGAGTGGTTGCACATGTTCTCCACGCCTGAGGTTCAGCGTCTTGTCTCAGGAGACAATGCTGAGATTGACTTAGATGACCTCAA gAAACACACGGTCTACTACGGAGGATTTCACAGCAGCCATCGTGTCATCATCTGGCTGTGGGACATCCTGTCCAGTGACTTCAATGCTGAAGAGAGAGCTATGTTCCTTAAA TTTGTTACCAGCTGCTCCAGGCCTCCTCTCCTAGGTTTCGCCTACCTCAAACCACCTTTCTCCATCCGTTGTGTGGAAGTTTCAGATGATCAG GACACCGGAGACACCCTCGGCAGTGTCCTCAGAGGCTTTTTCACTATCCGCAAGAAGGAGCCTGGCGGTCGACTTCCCACTTCATCTACATGCTTCAACCTGCTCAAGCTGCCCAACTACAGCAAGAAGAGCATCTTGCGTGACAAGCTGCGCTACGCTATAAGTATGAACACAGGCTTTGAGCTCTCCTAA